From the Octadecabacter antarcticus 307 genome, one window contains:
- a CDS encoding site-specific DNA-methyltransferase, which yields MTELSFKGKEFVYNHHLSVPFHPLVPHADKGIGDVALDGNLIIQGDNLKALKALMPMYAGKVDCIFIDLPYNTGNEGWAYNDNVNAPMIKEWLESNPIGIEDGLRHDKWYAMMWPRLKLLHELLDENGSLWVTIDDNEDHLLRQLLDEIFGRDGYITEIAWRHSDNSSNNVTQFSQDFNTVLVYSKNEYWAPNFLDSPEKRSHFTNPDNDPDGAWFDGNPVNNPAIRPTLQFDFAGPNDNMIKHPPNGWRWSKETMDENLLLANYGSRTMESELFGELI from the coding sequence ATGACCGAGTTGAGTTTCAAGGGCAAAGAATTTGTCTACAACCACCACCTTTCGGTGCCGTTCCACCCGTTGGTGCCGCACGCGGACAAGGGGATTGGCGATGTGGCCCTTGATGGCAACCTGATCATCCAAGGCGACAACCTCAAAGCGCTCAAGGCGCTGATGCCGATGTATGCGGGCAAAGTAGACTGCATCTTTATCGACCTGCCCTATAATACGGGCAACGAAGGCTGGGCCTATAACGACAACGTCAACGCGCCGATGATTAAGGAGTGGCTGGAGTCCAATCCGATTGGGATCGAAGACGGTTTGCGCCATGACAAATGGTACGCAATGATGTGGCCCCGATTAAAGTTGTTGCATGAATTGCTGGATGAGAATGGTAGCCTATGGGTGACCATTGATGACAATGAAGATCACTTGTTACGTCAGTTATTGGATGAAATTTTTGGTCGTGACGGATACATCACTGAAATTGCGTGGCGTCACTCGGACAACAGCAGCAATAACGTTACCCAATTCTCACAGGATTTTAACACCGTACTTGTTTATTCAAAAAATGAATACTGGGCACCGAACTTCTTAGACAGTCCTGAAAAAAGATCGCACTTTACTAATCCAGACAACGATCCCGACGGCGCTTGGTTTGATGGTAATCCGGTAAATAACCCTGCAATCCGCCCAACTCTTCAATTCGATTTTGCTGGGCCAAATGACAACATGATCAAGCATCCACCGAATGGTTGGCGTTGGTCAAAAGAGACCATGGATGAAAATTTACTACTGGCGAACTACGGTTCTCGAACGATGGAAAGCGAGTTATTTGGCGAACTTATTTGA
- a CDS encoding site-specific integrase, whose amino-acid sequence MRKFNAENERIKRRYVNYLREAKGQDEKSLDKVRAALVKFDECIKFKPFKTFHIDQARQFKDALSRAKTAKGKPLALSTTDATLRLVKGFFHWLVGQQGFKKVVTYDEVEYFNNNRNDARAAHAQRPVQFPSTQAAYHAFQGMADRTELERRDKAIFAFLMITGARVGAMSSLRLKHINLVDGFVFQDGREVRTKNSKTITTWFFPMHPDYLACFTDWVKYLRIDKMFGQEDALFPKPERRLANGKFVFDSVSRETYASGAMVNEVFRTAFEQVQMHPYGAHSVRKTLGQELDDRELPLSAQKAWSQNLGHDNFATTVNSYLPVSTQQQGALIKGLGSV is encoded by the coding sequence ATGCGGAAATTCAATGCAGAAAACGAGCGTATCAAGCGACGCTATGTGAACTATCTGCGGGAAGCCAAAGGACAGGATGAAAAGTCGCTCGACAAGGTGCGGGCGGCGCTGGTGAAATTCGATGAATGCATCAAGTTCAAACCCTTCAAAACTTTTCACATTGATCAGGCGCGCCAGTTCAAAGATGCCTTAAGCCGCGCGAAGACCGCCAAGGGCAAGCCGCTGGCCCTTAGCACCACCGATGCGACCTTGCGCTTGGTCAAAGGGTTCTTTCATTGGTTGGTGGGCCAGCAAGGTTTTAAGAAAGTGGTGACCTATGACGAGGTCGAATATTTCAACAACAACCGCAACGACGCTCGCGCCGCCCATGCCCAGCGCCCGGTCCAGTTCCCATCGACCCAAGCGGCCTATCACGCGTTTCAGGGGATGGCGGACCGTACAGAGCTAGAACGGCGTGACAAAGCGATTTTTGCGTTCCTGATGATCACGGGCGCACGGGTTGGGGCGATGTCTTCATTGCGTCTTAAACATATCAATCTGGTGGATGGTTTCGTGTTTCAGGATGGGCGAGAGGTGCGGACCAAGAACAGCAAAACGATTACGACGTGGTTCTTCCCGATGCATCCTGACTATTTGGCCTGCTTCACCGATTGGGTGAAGTATCTGCGCATCGACAAAATGTTCGGGCAAGAAGACGCACTATTCCCGAAACCTGAACGGCGGTTGGCGAACGGTAAGTTCGTGTTCGATAGCGTATCCCGCGAAACCTACGCCAGCGGTGCGATGGTTAACGAAGTGTTTCGCACTGCGTTTGAACAGGTCCAGATGCACCCCTATGGCGCGCATAGTGTCCGCAAAACGCTTGGACAGGAACTTGATGATCGGGAATTGCCCCTGTCTGCGCAAAAGGCGTGGTCGCAAAACTTGGGGCACGATAACTTCGCAACAACGGTGAACAGTTATTTGCCCGTTTCGACGCAACAGCAGGGGGCGTTGATTAAGGGGTTGGGCAGCGTCTAA
- a CDS encoding MerR family transcriptional regulator → MAYRFRTRAIKANKAYLVDELADAAGVSVPTVRNWIKAGMPLVDKKRPMMIMGFHALEFLKNRKAKASRPLALGEFYCVRCKVPRIPFGAMADYVPTSATGGCLKAICSVCECRCNVSISAYNLPEIREVLDVAIRDNR, encoded by the coding sequence ATGGCGTATCGCTTTCGGACGCGGGCGATTAAGGCCAACAAAGCCTATCTGGTTGATGAATTGGCAGACGCGGCGGGCGTATCGGTCCCAACGGTTCGTAATTGGATCAAGGCGGGGATGCCCCTTGTCGATAAGAAACGCCCAATGATGATCATGGGCTTTCATGCGCTCGAATTTTTGAAAAACCGTAAGGCGAAGGCAAGCCGTCCCTTGGCCCTGGGCGAGTTCTATTGCGTGCGCTGTAAAGTCCCAAGGATACCATTTGGAGCAATGGCCGACTACGTGCCAACAAGTGCCACAGGTGGGTGCCTGAAGGCGATTTGCAGCGTCTGCGAGTGCCGTTGCAACGTCAGTATCAGCGCCTATAATTTACCCGAAATCCGCGAGGTTCTTGATGTGGCGATAAGGGACAATCGGTGA
- a CDS encoding tyrosine-type recombinase/integrase, producing the protein MGGFFALFTWLKRNFLIALSFLRLCLYSFLEWYGTWYFEMALSGKLTKKLVENLGAGRHGDGGGLYLVVDPSGARRWIVRVVVKGQKNKKGAPLRTDFGLGGADIVTINQARDRALEYRRMAKQGLNPRFNAQRDIPTFEEFAQQVHIERMPTWKNAKHGQQWINTLRDYAFPKIGRMPVDSIDQPEVMMCLSPIWTEKHETARRLAQRIKTVLDVARSKGFRSGENPVTAIKDAQALPKVKTKPKHHKAMHWRDVPAFYTDLKTRNAMSANALRFTCLTGSRTSEVLGMRWEEIDFDARLWTCPIERMKTGEVHRVPLTDEMLSIIEPLKALKSDYVFEGQKRHKPLSNMSMLMLLRRMDVEGVTVHGFRSTFRDWASEVASAPREIAEMSLSHRVGSDVERAYARSDLIEKRRALMKRWSMYVAGESGQIVRLA; encoded by the coding sequence TTGGGCGGCTTTTTTGCTTTATTTACATGGCTCAAACGCAATTTCTTGATTGCCTTGAGTTTTCTTCGGTTGTGTCTATATTCGTTCCTTGAGTGGTATGGAACGTGGTATTTTGAAATGGCCTTATCTGGCAAGCTGACAAAGAAGCTGGTCGAGAACCTTGGCGCGGGGCGGCATGGCGATGGTGGCGGGTTGTATCTGGTGGTGGACCCGTCCGGTGCGCGGCGCTGGATTGTTCGGGTGGTGGTTAAAGGCCAGAAGAACAAGAAGGGCGCGCCGCTGCGGACGGACTTTGGTTTGGGCGGCGCGGATATTGTCACGATCAACCAAGCCCGCGACCGTGCGCTGGAATATCGACGCATGGCCAAGCAGGGTTTGAACCCGCGTTTCAACGCACAGCGTGACATTCCGACGTTTGAAGAGTTTGCCCAGCAAGTTCATATCGAGCGGATGCCAACTTGGAAAAATGCAAAGCATGGCCAGCAATGGATCAACACCTTGCGCGATTATGCCTTTCCCAAGATTGGGCGGATGCCAGTTGATAGTATCGACCAACCCGAAGTCATGATGTGCCTGTCGCCAATCTGGACAGAAAAGCACGAAACGGCGCGGCGGTTGGCACAACGGATCAAAACGGTGCTGGACGTGGCGCGGTCCAAGGGCTTCCGGTCTGGTGAAAACCCAGTAACTGCGATCAAGGATGCCCAAGCCCTGCCCAAGGTTAAGACCAAGCCCAAACATCACAAGGCGATGCATTGGCGAGACGTGCCAGCGTTCTATACGGACCTGAAGACCCGCAATGCAATGTCCGCGAATGCCTTGCGGTTCACTTGCCTGACCGGATCACGGACAAGCGAAGTCTTGGGGATGCGCTGGGAAGAAATCGACTTTGATGCGCGGTTGTGGACCTGTCCAATTGAACGGATGAAGACAGGCGAAGTACACCGCGTTCCGCTAACGGATGAAATGTTGTCGATCATAGAGCCGTTAAAGGCTTTGAAGTCTGATTACGTGTTTGAAGGCCAAAAACGCCACAAACCGCTGTCCAATATGTCGATGCTGATGCTGTTGCGCCGGATGGACGTCGAGGGCGTCACGGTTCATGGCTTTAGGTCCACGTTCCGCGATTGGGCGTCCGAAGTTGCCAGCGCCCCGCGAGAGATTGCAGAAATGAGCCTGTCGCATAGAGTGGGGTCAGATGTGGAGCGGGCATATGCGCGATCTGATTTGATAGAGAAAAGGCGGGCGTTAATGAAACGGTGGTCAATGTATGTCGCTGGTGAGTCAGGCCAGATCGTGAGGTTGGCGTAG
- a CDS encoding alanyl-tRNA editing protein: MTKPMFIDDAYLRDADARVFAVTDEGGIILDASIFYATSGGQPGDSGTLTWQGGAIDIATSVKGEGGTIILVPAEPNPLPAIGTIVKQSLNWERRHRHMRVHTALHLLSVVIPLPVTGGSIGPEKGRLDFDMPDAIEDKAALENTLNKLIDCDFDISTEWISESELAANPELVKTMSVAPPKGAGRIRMVRIGAGENTADYQPCGGTHVRHTSEIGRVRLGKVEKKGKLNRRVYLHLDT; this comes from the coding sequence ATGACCAAGCCGATGTTTATCGATGATGCCTACCTACGGGACGCAGACGCGCGGGTTTTTGCGGTCACTGACGAGGGCGGTATCATTCTGGACGCGTCGATTTTCTATGCGACCAGTGGCGGGCAACCGGGCGATAGTGGCACGCTGACATGGCAGGGGGGCGCGATAGACATCGCAACAAGCGTCAAGGGTGAGGGTGGTACGATCATTCTGGTTCCAGCCGAACCCAACCCGCTGCCCGCAATCGGAACCATTGTGAAGCAATCGCTAAACTGGGAACGCCGACATCGCCACATGCGCGTGCACACAGCGCTGCATTTGCTGTCTGTCGTGATCCCGCTGCCAGTCACGGGCGGATCAATTGGGCCTGAAAAGGGCCGTCTTGATTTCGATATGCCTGACGCGATTGAAGACAAGGCCGCACTTGAAAATACGCTGAATAAATTGATTGATTGCGACTTTGACATTTCGACTGAGTGGATCAGTGAAAGTGAACTGGCTGCAAATCCGGAGTTGGTGAAAACCATGTCCGTGGCACCGCCCAAAGGGGCAGGGCGCATTCGCATGGTGCGGATCGGTGCGGGCGAAAATACCGCCGATTATCAACCCTGCGGTGGCACCCATGTGCGCCACACATCTGAGATAGGCCGTGTTCGATTGGGCAAGGTTGAAAAAAAGGGCAAGCTGAACCGCCGCGTTTACTTGCATTTGGACACATGA
- a CDS encoding DUF3772 domain-containing protein, with amino-acid sequence MRHTVVCLFASVMFFCATSLAAQDVGEVASTLDSAVADGVTAPAAVFSDIDDWNALTSRAEAALEAGRASSVAFGDLRNELAEWRDKFATRQSVNRSRIVTVGAQIASLGDVPETGAEDSRVAARRASLTQQLGLLRVPVTLAAEANTQANGLIGEIDSLVRERQADRLTERTQSPLNPTGWSRTWDSLNGALRSIRAEVTSAISNPSRRSEFATVLPVILFLLAVAVVFILRGRAWFDRVASLIIAHSHRGQQVVRFMLSLGQVIIPFVGLAALTYALLISGMMGRRLDQVIDVLPELGLFPILAHWIAGRLLPNGTPLESHPLDLSVEVSSRAHRRLILLGYSLMLFGLADAFTTVNTFPPVVATVFIFPFGLLIAWALYWLGQRLRKIQPVDTEDGARSFRITLRSLLGRGLMAAAIVGVVFAVLGYGNAFDVLTFPAAMTVYMLAILLMLQRLTVDVYSLLTRSKNGSQDALIPVLIGFLLILGALPVLAIIWGAKGTDITELWAQFREGFSIGATQISPTNFLLFALVFIVGYTITRLVQGALRSTVLPRTKLDIGGQNAVVSGLGYVGIFLAALIAITTAGIDLSGLAIVAGALSVGIGFGLQNIVSNFISGIILLIERPISQGDWIEVGGQMGYVRDISVRSTRIETFDRTDVIVPNADLISNQVINWTRGNNVGRAIVPVGVAYGTDTEWVTGILREIAEAHPMVVMNPPPSVVFMGFGADSLDFQIRAILRDVNYVLSVKSDMNHAIAKRFGAEGIEIPFGQRDIWLRNPEVLDFSAKRPARKAAPQSSKQGPQKDAPPKGDAEGDVSS; translated from the coding sequence ATGAGACATACCGTCGTCTGCCTTTTTGCGTCCGTAATGTTCTTTTGCGCGACGTCCCTTGCGGCGCAAGATGTTGGCGAAGTAGCATCAACGCTCGATTCTGCGGTGGCGGACGGCGTGACCGCCCCAGCTGCGGTGTTTTCTGACATCGACGACTGGAATGCCCTGACCAGCCGTGCAGAGGCCGCATTAGAAGCGGGGCGCGCATCCAGTGTCGCCTTTGGCGATCTTCGCAATGAACTGGCCGAATGGCGCGATAAATTTGCCACCCGCCAATCGGTGAATAGGTCGCGTATCGTTACGGTGGGCGCACAGATCGCATCTTTGGGCGATGTGCCTGAAACAGGTGCAGAAGACTCGCGCGTCGCCGCACGCCGCGCCAGTCTAACGCAACAACTGGGCCTTTTGCGCGTTCCGGTGACACTTGCCGCAGAAGCCAACACGCAAGCTAACGGGTTGATCGGTGAGATTGATAGTCTGGTGCGCGAACGCCAAGCGGATCGCCTGACAGAGCGCACACAGTCGCCCCTCAACCCCACCGGCTGGTCGCGCACATGGGATAGTTTGAACGGTGCGCTGCGATCCATCCGTGCCGAGGTCACATCAGCAATTTCCAACCCAAGCAGGCGGTCAGAATTTGCCACCGTCCTGCCTGTGATCTTATTTTTACTGGCTGTTGCGGTGGTGTTTATTTTGCGGGGGCGGGCGTGGTTTGATCGGGTCGCAAGCCTGATTATTGCGCACAGCCATCGGGGTCAGCAAGTTGTTAGGTTCATGCTGTCCTTGGGGCAGGTGATTATTCCTTTTGTTGGCCTTGCCGCGCTCACCTATGCCTTGCTGATATCTGGTATGATGGGGCGAAGACTGGATCAGGTCATCGACGTATTGCCTGAATTGGGCTTGTTCCCGATCCTTGCGCATTGGATCGCAGGACGTTTGCTGCCAAACGGCACGCCGCTGGAAAGTCATCCGCTAGATCTTTCCGTCGAGGTATCGAGCCGCGCGCACCGTCGATTAATTCTGCTTGGCTACAGCTTGATGCTGTTCGGGTTGGCCGACGCGTTTACAACGGTCAACACGTTTCCTCCTGTTGTGGCGACGGTGTTTATATTCCCGTTCGGGCTGCTGATCGCATGGGCGCTGTATTGGTTGGGTCAGAGGCTGCGCAAGATCCAGCCCGTCGATACCGAAGACGGTGCGCGGTCATTCCGCATCACGCTGCGGTCCCTACTGGGCCGTGGCTTGATGGCAGCTGCAATCGTTGGTGTTGTCTTCGCAGTTCTTGGCTATGGCAATGCATTCGACGTCCTGACCTTTCCCGCCGCGATGACGGTTTATATGCTGGCCATCTTACTGATGCTTCAACGGCTTACGGTTGATGTTTATTCCCTACTGACCCGATCCAAAAATGGATCGCAAGACGCGCTGATCCCAGTGCTGATCGGTTTCTTGCTGATCTTGGGCGCATTGCCGGTCTTGGCAATCATCTGGGGCGCAAAAGGCACTGACATCACAGAACTATGGGCGCAATTTCGTGAAGGATTTTCGATCGGCGCAACGCAGATTTCGCCGACGAATTTTCTGTTGTTTGCGTTGGTTTTTATCGTGGGCTACACGATCACGCGTCTGGTGCAGGGCGCGCTGCGATCTACGGTTCTGCCGCGCACCAAGCTTGATATTGGTGGGCAGAACGCAGTTGTTTCCGGTTTGGGTTACGTTGGGATTTTTCTGGCGGCGTTGATCGCAATTACAACGGCCGGTATCGATTTAAGCGGGCTTGCAATCGTTGCAGGTGCGCTGTCGGTCGGTATCGGGTTCGGCCTGCAAAATATTGTCAGCAACTTTATCAGTGGCATCATTTTGTTGATCGAACGCCCGATCAGCCAGGGTGACTGGATCGAGGTTGGTGGCCAGATGGGGTATGTGCGTGACATCTCTGTGCGATCCACCCGCATCGAAACGTTCGACCGCACCGATGTCATCGTGCCGAACGCTGATTTGATCAGCAATCAGGTGATTAACTGGACCCGTGGCAACAACGTCGGGCGCGCAATTGTACCCGTGGGCGTGGCCTATGGCACCGACACCGAATGGGTCACTGGTATCCTGCGTGAAATCGCAGAGGCGCATCCTATGGTGGTCATGAACCCGCCGCCATCTGTGGTTTTCATGGGATTTGGGGCGGACAGCCTCGATTTCCAAATTCGCGCCATTTTGCGGGATGTAAATTATGTGTTGTCGGTGAAATCAGACATGAACCACGCGATTGCTAAACGGTTTGGGGCGGAAGGCATCGAAATTCCGTTTGGCCAGCGCGATATCTGGCTGCGCAATCCTGAAGTGCTGGATTTCAGTGCAAAGCGTCCGGCGCGCAAGGCTGCGCCCCAGTCGTCGAAACAAGGGCCGCAGAAAGATGCGCCACCCAAGGGCGATGCCGAGGGCGATGTAAGTTCATGA
- a CDS encoding cysteine synthase A — MTIRNDLADAVGNTPLIRLRAASEATGCEILGKAEFMNPGQSVKDRAALFIIRDAVAKGTLRPGGTIVEGTAGNTGIGLALVGASLGFKTVIVIPDTQSQEKKDMIRIAGAQLIEVPAVPYSNPNNYVKYSGRLAERLAQSDPNGAIWANQFDNVANRQAHIEMTGPEIWEQTEGRVNGFVCAVGSGGTLAGVGMALQPKGVKIGLADPEGSGLYKLYTGKDAGGNSITEGIGQGRITANLDGFTPDSFYKIPDAEALPIVFDLLADEGLCLGGSSGINVAGAMGMAKDMGPGHTIVTILCDYGTRYQSKLFNPDFLREKGLPVPLWMDQEARDIPSVIQTT; from the coding sequence ATGACCATCCGTAACGATCTTGCTGACGCTGTCGGCAACACGCCCCTTATCCGTCTGCGCGCCGCATCCGAAGCGACGGGATGTGAGATTTTAGGCAAGGCGGAATTCATGAACCCCGGCCAGTCGGTCAAGGACCGTGCGGCGTTGTTCATCATTCGCGACGCCGTTGCCAAAGGCACGCTGCGCCCCGGCGGAACCATTGTCGAAGGCACCGCCGGAAACACCGGTATCGGTCTGGCGCTGGTTGGCGCGTCGCTGGGGTTCAAGACAGTGATCGTGATCCCTGACACCCAAAGCCAAGAGAAAAAGGACATGATCCGTATTGCGGGCGCACAATTGATCGAAGTGCCCGCTGTGCCCTATTCGAACCCCAATAACTACGTGAAATATTCCGGACGTCTTGCCGAAAGGCTGGCACAAAGCGATCCGAACGGGGCGATCTGGGCCAACCAGTTTGACAATGTCGCCAACCGCCAAGCCCATATCGAGATGACAGGACCCGAAATCTGGGAGCAGACGGAAGGCCGCGTGAACGGCTTTGTCTGTGCTGTGGGTTCTGGTGGCACGCTTGCGGGGGTTGGCATGGCGCTTCAGCCTAAGGGCGTGAAGATCGGGCTGGCTGATCCCGAAGGGTCCGGTCTGTATAAACTTTATACCGGCAAGGACGCGGGTGGAAATTCGATCACCGAAGGGATCGGGCAGGGGCGCATCACGGCCAACCTCGATGGGTTCACGCCGGACAGTTTCTACAAGATCCCCGATGCCGAAGCACTGCCGATTGTGTTTGACTTGCTTGCCGATGAAGGCCTGTGTCTGGGCGGGTCATCTGGTATCAACGTGGCGGGGGCCATGGGAATGGCCAAGGACATGGGACCGGGGCATACGATTGTCACCATTTTGTGCGACTATGGCACACGTTATCAGTCCAAACTGTTTAACCCCGACTTCCTGCGCGAAAAGGGCCTGCCGGTTCCGCTGTGGATGGATCAAGAAGCCCGCGACATTCCTAGCGTGATACAGACCACATGA